The sequence below is a genomic window from Candidatus Zixiibacteriota bacterium.
ATCATGCCCATGAATCCCCCAAATCGATGACCTACCCTTTGATGTTCCTCGCCTTTCTTTCAATTTTCGCCGGATGGGTCGGTCTCCCCTGGCTGCATCATGGATTTTCATCTTTTGTGTTTCACGAGGAAGTGCATCATGCCGGACCGCAGTATATCCTGATGATTGTTTCCACAATTGTGGCGGTTTCCGGTATCGGGCTGGCGTACCTGATTTACTATAAGAGAAAATTCTCCGCTGATGCCATTGCGGAAAAATTCAAGCCGATTTATACCCTTCTTTACAATAAATACTATTTCGATGAGCTGTATGATGCGGTGATAATCAGGCCGATTCTGGGTTTGACCAATCTGCTCTGGTGGTTTGACGCCAATGTTATCGACGGGCTGGTCAATTTCTCCGGCTGGTTAACGGTGAAATGGGCCGATGCCAAGCAACTGTTTGACCAGTATGTGGTCGATGGCGCGGTCAACGGCGCCGGCTACCTGATGATGGGATTATCATGGTTATTCCGGTACCTCCAGAACGGCTCGCTGCAGTTTTATACGCTGATAGTTGCCGCCGGCGCTATCGGCATAGTCATATATAAAGTAACGCCCGAGGGTTTCTATTACTATCTCGCCGGGCTATTGATTATGGCGCTCTCTCGCTTGCTGGTAAGGTCGCTGAGAACGGAACGGGCCGATTCCGGCGCAAAATATGAAGGATAGTCCGCATGTCGCGGCTGAGAAGGATGGAGTAAATATATGATGCTGAGTTATACGATATTCCTGCCGATGGTCGGTTTTCTGGCAATCCTGTTTACGCCCAAAGAGAAAATCTGGACCGTCCGCTGGCTTGCCGCCATTTTCTCGTTTATTCCGATGATTCTCTCCTTCATCATCACATACGATTACTTCATCAACAGTTCCGCTTCCTCCGCTTTTGCTTTTGTCGAGGGTCCCTTCGAGTGGATTGCTGCCATCAACGTGCAGTACTTCCTCGGAGTGGATGGAATTTCGGTCCCGATGGTATTCCTGACCGGGCTTCTTTCTTTTCTGTCGATTATCGCCTCTTTCAATATTCAGAATCGGGTCAAAGAATATTTCGCCTTCTTCCTGCTTCTGGAAACCGGCATGATGGGCGTTTTCTGCGCCCTGGACTTTTTCCTTTTCTACATTTTCTGGGAAGTTATGCTGGTGCCGATGTATTTCCTCATCGGAATCTGGGGCGGGCCGAGAAAAGAGTATGCCGCCATAAAGTTTTTCCTCTATACCCTCTTCGGTTCGATTTTTATGCTGGTGGCGATACTGATACTCTATTTCAGTTTCGACCCGCATACGCTCAGTATTCCGCAGTTGATAGAGCAGGCGCCGATGATGACGCGGACGCTTCAGATGCTCTGCTTTGTCTTTTTCTTTGTCGCTTTTGCCATCAAAGTCCCGGTCTGGCCCTTCCATACCTGGTTGCCGGATGCGCATGTTGAAGCCCCGACTGCAGTCTCCGTGATTCTTGCGGGCGTTCTCCTGAAGATGGGAACCTATGGGATGCTTCGTGTCTCCTGGCCGATGTTCCCCGAGCCGCTGCGGTATTTTTCAATTCCGATTGCGCTACTCGGTTTGATAGGGATTATATATGGCGCGCTGGTCTCGATGGCGCAGAAAGATTTGAAAAAACTGGTAGCATATTCCTCCGTTTCGCATATGGGGTACTGCATGCTGGCGCTGGGCGCATACTCCTCGGTGACCGCAATCGCCGGTTGTATGTTCCAGATGGTCAGCCATGGGCTTATCACCGGCGCCCTCTTCCTTTTGGTGGGGGTTTTATATGACCGGGCGCATACCCGCGAAATCGCCGCTTTCGGCGGGCTCGGTGTCAAGATTCCGGTCTATACCGGCATAATGGTGCTCTTCTCCATGGCATCGCTGGGATTGCCGGGGATGTCCGGCTTCGTTTCCGAGTTTATGGTTTTTGTCGGCGCCTTTGGAAGTTTCAAACTGATTACCGCTCTG
It includes:
- a CDS encoding NADH-quinone oxidoreductase subunit M, which produces MMLSYTIFLPMVGFLAILFTPKEKIWTVRWLAAIFSFIPMILSFIITYDYFINSSASSAFAFVEGPFEWIAAINVQYFLGVDGISVPMVFLTGLLSFLSIIASFNIQNRVKEYFAFFLLLETGMMGVFCALDFFLFYIFWEVMLVPMYFLIGIWGGPRKEYAAIKFFLYTLFGSIFMLVAILILYFSFDPHTLSIPQLIEQAPMMTRTLQMLCFVFFFVAFAIKVPVWPFHTWLPDAHVEAPTAVSVILAGVLLKMGTYGMLRVSWPMFPEPLRYFSIPIALLGLIGIIYGALVSMAQKDLKKLVAYSSVSHMGYCMLALGAYSSVTAIAGCMFQMVSHGLITGALFLLVGVLYDRAHTREIAAFGGLGVKIPVYTGIMVLFSMASLGLPGMSGFVSEFMVFVGAFGSFKLITALAVLGVVLTAGYMLRMVQRMFLGEFNMAKWGGLTEINTREILTVAPLAVLTIALGVYPSPLSNLMRATLENLVNLMAR